A stretch of DNA from Pyxicephalus adspersus chromosome 5, UCB_Pads_2.0, whole genome shotgun sequence:
ACCTTTTGATTATGATCCAAATGAAAAGAGTAAGCACAAGTTCATGGTGCAGACAATATTTGCTCCATCAAATATAACAGACATGGAAGCTATGGTAAGTTGTCCCCCCCCACATACCCCTAACCAATAATGTTATCAAGAAATGTCTGTACTAAGAGCAATTTAAGACATGGACCTTCCCATACATGTTATTTGAGGATACAGATATGCTTGTAAGGGACAGTTCTAAATAGTTATAACAAGATGATCCAAAAGCAACCATACAATACTGAGTATGTAGCACAAGCTTTAGGGTTAAGTAAGATACTTTTGTAAAACGTGTAGCAAGGAttaaattttcacatttttcaagtGTAGCCAGTGATGAAAATGCAGGTGTGGGACTGACTGTCAACAGTTTTGCAacaatttactgtattttacagTGTAGAGTCTGATTTTTCTACAGActgtcaatgtgttttaatgtttcaatACTTAACATGATCATTTGTGATTTGTAGTGGAAGGAAGCAAAACCTGATGATCTAATGGATTCTAAGTTAAAGTGTGTGTTTGACATGCCACATGAACATGAAAAGCCGGTAAGTAagcacatttttatatagttgtaATTGCACAACATTTCCAAGGTTTCAATGGTAAAGTTGTCTTCTAAAATGCTTCTTATATACTACCATGTTTCCCCAATAATAAGACAGGgtcctatatttattttaactctgaaaatcacattagggcttttcagggaatgttttatttttctcatttacaaaaaactccatattcatgtacaaaaatctgtatttattcatgtacaaaaatatttataatggttatatataccattatgtgtgtatgtgtatatatatatatatatatatatatatatacataagcaaataagtgcaacataacaagaaaatgtgctgccaattaacatatgacttatagagtaacatgcagatacagaaacaaaacttccaaagctttgttgaccacaaacagtaaccagtATAAATCTGAGTgaaagcacacacaaaaaaaaaaaaaaaaatcaatcaataaatatgcattgctgctaatgaatgaaatacaaggaccctttgaaaagagaatccaccaacctcttattagttgtaATGTTACACCACAGTaccgtaggttaattaaccctgcgatttcatcaccccttgctccagtacTTTGAAAATcccctgctctctccttcctcttggtatgcCTCCATGTACCACGTGACCGcaccctctgaagaagccaatagggcttactttcggggaagggcttatatttcacccttgcatgattagacTGTTAGGGcctactttcggggtaggtcctattttcggggaaacagggtagatacAGAAGTCTGCTTCATCTAGGATTTTCTCGATTGGTCTGTACTTCACAAGCATGATTAGTTTCTCAACACCTTCTCCTGTCTTTATCTCCAGAACATATGGAGATGTTCTGTGGTCCATAGAGCCAAGTGGAAAAATTGATAACATTGAAAGAATAAATCTAAATTCTAATCAGCTACCACATCTACAGATCAGTAAGCTGCTGTATATTACAtcttacagtttttatttttattttttaactttttaaagctgaaatgcaggctgatacaaaacataaatatgtaatcCTACTTATATACTAGCTATTTTAATCACCTGCACAGCAGGACTGGACGAGGGTGAAGCAGCACCATAAActagttaaagtgaaactaaagctgCAATACTCGCCTATCCCCGTTGAACTCAGAGCGCcaacatcttcttttcttcctggaggcacataggagttcattcattaccAGCAAGGAAATTGGGATTGCAGGGTTTCACTGGCAACAAACACTGGGCTGCGCATATGCAGCTCACCAAAATTTAACCTCTGTtcaacaatcaggcaggtaaaacaatTATTGCAGAGGGGTCATTACCTGCCTTTTAccgcaataaccacctgcctgaatcaccaGTATTAATCCAGGCACCCCTGCCATACAGCTTTAGTTGTCTAAACAAATATCTTAAATGTATCAACTTGAAAGCATCTGAGCTGATACTATAAAACAGTGTGAAAACAGTAAACATTTGTCAACAAAATCAGAGCattgaaatattagttttgatTGGTTAGGTTAGTACTGTGCTTAGGGTTGTTTCAGTTAACATATAagcttcaaaatgtaaaatataatgttgcaaaagaaagaaaatatagatGCTGATTTTGTTTTGACAACTCCAAGTTGCCatcactcctgttttttttttccccccccagACACATGAAGCCACAAAACTGTTTACTTCTCTGCCATCAAAAGGTAGCGTATCAATGGATGATACTGAAACTCGGAAACTTGTTGAAGAATGCAAGAAACTTCAGTCTGAGATTATAAAACTGTCAGATGAAAATCAGCTGCTGAAAGTAAGAAAAAGTCCTACTTCCTTTTGTATAGTGATTATGTATAAAAGCATTGGCCCCCATACACTCAACAATGCATGCATCATAACCAGttatgcatgtttttgtttttccttcattGTACAAAAAGAATTTGTCCtccaaaagattttaaaattattatcataGTGAACCTTTTCTTCAGTGCttgcaaagcaaaaaatacagcTGCTGCAGTCTTGTCGGTAGAATGCAAATATAGACAATATATTATatgatactgtacagttatattacaggtttttgtatttttatgcaccctttttttccccacagattttggtgagttatgcctaagaattataggcctacaatgtaaaacaaatttccatgcaaaaaattgtaacactttttgcatagaaatactgacataattagattGCTAGGGGGGTAATCAAATCTACTACCCTCCCGAACCTTTACCACAAACCCTAAAATAGTCCTAAATCCTAAACAATGCTACCCTTAAGGTGGAACTTAACCCATGACTACTCACCTATACCCATTCCATGGCAGGGTGCAAGCACCTTCCTTCTTCCTGAAGTATATCTTTTGCCAACCTTtgttaagcattaaaaaaaatgattactgtaCTTCTAAATGTGTATATAGTGTTCTTAAAGAGTGTATTTGTGGTGAGAAAAGTTGTAAATCAGAAATGTGAGACTAACCTTCTTCTTCCCTTGCTTTGTGTTTCCTAGGATGAAAGAAGGAAGAGCAGAGGAATTGTgaaagagcagggaagccccatccCATCCCTTGTTGTTATTATTGCAGCAATTTTCATTGGGTTCTTTTTAGGAAAGTTCATCTTGTAAATTAAGGCATGAAgtgctttcacttttttttcgtTTTCTTCCTGGCCAGAAAGTTGTTTAGCTGCCATGTCAGTTTATGTACAGCAGCATTTTGGCATCACCGTTAACCGATCTCAATTcgataaacagaataaaaacaaactgtCTGTGGGACAAAAATGTGTGTTCATGCATCGACATCAGGAGCTCATCACACATCGAGTCCCTTCTGGGTAGAGATGTATTCTACAGACCTTTATTTTCCTGTGGTTTTAATGGgtttcagaaatgttttgtacatgttattttaatcattttaagaaTTGTTTGTTAACTTTTTGCAACACGGTTTCCTTAGATTGCTAATCTAAATCGGGTAAAAGATTTGAGGTATTTTGGGATTGTCTCTTCTGTGTAAAAgctaaattgtttattttgcaatgtatatCTGTAATGATGGATTCTGTGAGGCAGATGTggcatattttttgcatttatgtccCATTACATTGGAGattaaaagaaattaaaccagaaaaaaaacatttatagatatatatttttttctgctgaatagAAATTCTGTGTCTGTGTGGTAGAAGGGGCCTCAGAGTTCAATGTATTGTGCTGCTTAGTTTGGTCTTTATAGCACCTTGTTTTCTTTGGCATCTATAAAAATCAACACTACATTTCATGGGCCAGTTTTTTCTCTCACTACTTGCTGCCATTACTCTTTAAATCATGTATTGGGTAGATAGTGGCCTCAGATGTGTGCCTTCCTTAATTCCAAAGTATACACATATAAACAGGATCAGAAAAGGCAccatagttttaaaaatgtagaaaaaaaactttaatatgaTCTAAATTTGTTACAATCACAAAAAACT
This window harbors:
- the VAPA gene encoding vesicle-associated membrane protein-associated protein A translates to MCAAGGANMSKHEQVLVLDPPHELKFKGPFTDVVTTNLKLRNPSDRKVCFKVKTTAPRRYCVRPNSGIIDPGATVTVSVMLQPFDYDPNEKSKHKFMVQTIFAPSNITDMEAMWKEAKPDDLMDSKLKCVFDMPHEHEKPTHEATKLFTSLPSKGSVSMDDTETRKLVEECKKLQSEIIKLSDENQLLKDERRKSRGIVKEQGSPIPSLVVIIAAIFIGFFLGKFIL